Proteins from a genomic interval of Bradyrhizobium sp. CCBAU 53340:
- a CDS encoding MFS transporter gives MTDLSAMIKPAAMRTDEHSPGLILRSLVIGLTAFLTVVDLFATQAILPSLTRHYGVTPAAMGFAVNASTFGMAIAGLVVGFFSPHINRRAGILLSLMLLAIPTSLLASAPNLTVFTALRVMQGLCMASAFALTLAYLGEQCSAMDAGSAFAAYITGNVASNLVGRLISAAVADGLGLAWNFYFFAALNLAGAALVYLTIKRVQPVHTTMPAGSPLAAMIAHWRNPQLRAAFGIGFCILFAFIGTFTFVNFVLVRPPLSLGMMDLGFVYFVFLPSVVTTLLAGKVASRIGTRPTIWVSLGLAAAGLPLMLATHLGEVLAGMVLVGVGTFFAQAAATSYVGQIAADNRGVASGTYLACYFSGGLAGTAVLGRLFDAFGWSACVTGVGVALGAAALLTLALKR, from the coding sequence ATGACCGATCTTTCCGCGATGATCAAACCGGCCGCGATGAGAACGGATGAACACTCCCCGGGCCTCATCCTGCGGTCGCTCGTCATTGGACTGACCGCGTTCCTGACCGTCGTCGATCTCTTCGCGACCCAGGCGATTCTGCCCTCGCTGACGCGCCATTATGGTGTCACGCCCGCGGCGATGGGTTTTGCCGTCAATGCCAGCACCTTCGGCATGGCCATCGCCGGCCTCGTCGTCGGCTTCTTCAGCCCGCACATCAACCGGCGGGCCGGCATCCTGCTGAGCCTGATGCTTCTCGCCATCCCCACCAGCCTGCTGGCATCCGCGCCAAATCTCACCGTCTTCACCGCCTTGCGGGTGATGCAGGGCCTTTGCATGGCATCTGCCTTCGCGTTGACGCTCGCTTATCTCGGCGAGCAGTGCAGCGCGATGGACGCTGGCAGCGCGTTCGCCGCCTACATCACCGGCAATGTTGCCAGCAACCTTGTCGGCCGGCTGATCTCCGCGGCGGTCGCCGACGGCCTTGGGCTGGCGTGGAATTTCTACTTCTTCGCAGCCCTCAATCTGGCGGGCGCGGCGCTGGTCTATCTCACGATCAAGCGGGTGCAGCCGGTGCACACGACGATGCCGGCGGGATCGCCGCTTGCCGCCATGATCGCGCATTGGCGCAATCCGCAGCTGCGCGCTGCCTTCGGCATCGGCTTCTGCATCCTGTTCGCCTTCATCGGCACCTTCACATTCGTCAATTTCGTTCTCGTCCGGCCGCCGCTGTCGCTCGGCATGATGGACCTCGGCTTCGTCTATTTCGTCTTCCTGCCCTCGGTTGTGACGACGTTGCTGGCAGGCAAGGTGGCCTCGCGCATCGGGACGCGACCGACGATCTGGGTCTCGCTCGGCCTCGCCGCGGCGGGTCTTCCGCTGATGCTGGCCACTCACTTGGGCGAAGTGCTCGCCGGCATGGTTCTGGTCGGCGTCGGGACCTTTTTCGCGCAAGCTGCGGCCACCAGCTACGTCGGGCAGATCGCAGCCGACAACCGTGGCGTTGCCAGCGGCACCTATCTTGCGTGCTATTTCTCCGGCGGACTGGCCGGCACAGCCGTGCTCGGCCGTCTGTTCGACGCCTTCGGCTGGTCCGCGTGTGTCACCGGGGTCGGGGTGGCACTTGGGGCAGCTGCCCTGCTCACTCTCGCCTTGAAGCGCTAG
- the ccoS gene encoding cbb3-type cytochrome oxidase assembly protein CcoS translates to MEILVFLVPLALLLGGAGLAAFLWSLRSGQYDDLDGAAWRAIADDDPPPQEAPAKR, encoded by the coding sequence ATGGAAATCCTGGTCTTCCTGGTGCCGCTGGCGCTGCTGCTCGGAGGCGCGGGCCTCGCAGCCTTCCTCTGGTCGCTGCGCAGCGGCCAGTACGACGATCTCGACGGCGCCGCCTGGCGAGCGATCGCCGACGACGACCCGCCGCCGCAGGAGGCGCCGGCGAAGCGCTAG
- a CDS encoding cation-translocating P-type ATPase: protein MQVTRDFSHYVRAAGAGVQHIDLAVEGVHCAGCMAKIERGLSAIPDVTLARVNLTDRRVALEWKEGTLDPARFIDRLEELGYKAYPYETESAEATEVAESRFLLRCLGVAAFATMNVMMLSIPVWSGNVSDMLPEQRDFFHWLSALIALPAAAYAGQPFFRSAWRALSNKTTNMDVPISIGVCLALGMSVVETINHAEHVYFDAAIMLLTFLLVGRFLDQNMRRRTRAVAGNLAALKAETAAKFVGPDEISQVPVAAIHPGDIVLLRPGERCAVDGTVIEGRSEIDQSLITGETLYVTAEHGTPVYAGSMNISGTLRLRVSAASEATLLAEITRLLDNALAARSRYMRLADRASRLYAPVVHATALITILGWVIAGAGWHDAIITGVAVLIITCPCALGLAIPTVQTVAAGAMFKAGVLLNAGDAIERLAEADHVIFDKTGTLTLPDLEVTNAADIPADVFDLAGRLALSSHHPVAAAVAQAAGAKSPILSAAEEAGQGVRAVVDGVELRLGRPSFCGAEALVGSAALDAEASVVAFSKGSEKYILSVRQGLRPDAQAVIAALKARNIGVEILSGDREPAVIAAAHALGIPEWRAGVTPADKIARIEELKRRGAKVLMVGDGMNDAPSLAAAHVSMSPISAAHLSQATADLVFLGRPLAPVVAAIDSARKALHLMRQNLWLAIGYNLLAVPVAISGIVTPLIAAAAMSGSSIVVMLNSLRARSASREIV, encoded by the coding sequence ATGCAGGTGACACGCGATTTCTCTCACTACGTCCGCGCCGCGGGCGCAGGCGTTCAGCACATCGATCTCGCGGTCGAGGGCGTTCATTGCGCCGGCTGCATGGCCAAGATCGAGCGCGGACTGTCGGCCATCCCCGATGTCACGCTGGCACGCGTGAACCTCACCGACCGGCGCGTCGCGCTGGAATGGAAGGAGGGCACGCTCGATCCCGCCCGCTTCATCGATCGCCTCGAGGAGCTCGGCTACAAGGCCTATCCTTACGAAACCGAGAGCGCCGAGGCGACCGAGGTTGCCGAATCGCGCTTCCTGCTGCGCTGCCTCGGTGTCGCCGCCTTCGCCACCATGAACGTGATGATGCTGTCGATCCCGGTGTGGTCGGGCAACGTCTCGGACATGCTGCCGGAGCAGCGCGACTTCTTCCACTGGCTGTCGGCGCTGATCGCATTGCCCGCGGCTGCCTATGCCGGCCAGCCGTTCTTTCGTTCGGCTTGGCGCGCACTGTCGAACAAGACCACCAATATGGACGTGCCGATCTCGATCGGCGTGTGCCTTGCGCTCGGCATGTCCGTGGTCGAGACCATCAACCACGCCGAGCACGTCTATTTCGACGCAGCGATCATGCTGCTCACGTTCCTGCTCGTCGGCCGCTTCCTTGACCAGAACATGCGGCGGCGGACCCGCGCGGTCGCCGGCAATCTTGCGGCGCTGAAGGCAGAGACGGCCGCGAAGTTCGTCGGCCCCGACGAAATCTCGCAGGTACCGGTCGCCGCGATTCATCCCGGCGACATCGTGCTGCTGCGGCCCGGGGAGCGTTGTGCGGTCGATGGCACCGTGATCGAGGGCCGTTCCGAGATCGACCAGAGCCTGATCACCGGCGAGACGCTCTATGTCACGGCCGAGCACGGCACGCCTGTTTATGCCGGCTCGATGAACATTTCCGGCACCTTGCGGCTGCGGGTTTCCGCGGCGTCGGAAGCCACGCTGCTCGCCGAGATCACGCGGCTGCTCGACAATGCGCTCGCCGCGCGCTCGCGCTACATGCGGCTCGCCGACCGCGCCTCGCGGCTCTACGCGCCGGTGGTGCATGCGACTGCGCTCATCACGATTCTCGGCTGGGTCATCGCGGGCGCCGGCTGGCATGATGCGATCATCACCGGCGTTGCCGTCCTGATCATCACCTGTCCCTGCGCCCTCGGGCTCGCGATTCCGACGGTGCAGACGGTGGCTGCGGGCGCGATGTTCAAAGCCGGCGTGTTGCTCAATGCGGGCGACGCCATCGAGCGGCTGGCCGAAGCCGACCATGTCATCTTCGACAAGACCGGCACGCTGACGCTGCCGGATCTCGAAGTCACGAATGCAGCCGATATCCCTGCCGACGTTTTCGATCTTGCCGGCCGCCTCGCGCTGTCGAGCCATCATCCGGTCGCCGCTGCAGTCGCGCAGGCCGCGGGCGCGAAGTCGCCGATCCTCAGTGCGGCCGAGGAGGCCGGGCAGGGCGTCCGCGCCGTGGTCGATGGCGTCGAGCTCCGGCTCGGCCGTCCGTCCTTCTGCGGCGCCGAGGCGCTGGTCGGCAGCGCCGCGCTGGATGCCGAGGCGTCCGTCGTGGCCTTCAGCAAGGGGTCCGAAAAGTACATTCTCTCGGTGCGCCAGGGCCTGCGGCCGGATGCGCAGGCCGTGATCGCAGCGCTGAAGGCGCGCAATATCGGCGTCGAGATTCTCTCGGGCGACCGCGAGCCCGCGGTGATCGCGGCGGCGCATGCGCTCGGCATCCCCGAATGGCGCGCCGGCGTCACGCCGGCCGACAAGATCGCGCGGATCGAGGAGCTGAAGCGGCGCGGCGCAAAGGTGCTGATGGTCGGCGACGGCATGAACGATGCGCCCTCGCTGGCGGCCGCCCACGTCTCGATGTCGCCGATCTCGGCCGCGCATCTCAGCCAGGCCACCGCCGATCTCGTCTTCCTCGGCCGGCCGCTGGCCCCTGTCGTCGCCGCGATCGATTCCGCGCGCAAGGCGCTGCATCTGATGCGGCAAAATCTCTGGCTGGCGATCGGCTATAATTTGCTGGCCGTGCCGGTCGCGATCAGCGGCATCGTGACGCCCCTGATCGCAGCGGCCGCCATGAGCGGATCGTCGATCGTGGTGATGCTGAACTCGCTGCGCGCCCGCAGCGCCTCGCGGGAGATCGTGTGA
- a CDS encoding FixH family protein, which yields MAAKPLTGTKVFLMLVAFFGVVIGVNVTMMKLAIATLPGTDVDSPYAAGLVYDREISAAQEQAARKWKVSAHIERRADGNAVLQVEARDAAGQPVTGLKFGGRLERPTDKRADLAVELAEAGSGIYRGNAASVAPGQWDLVIEGDARGERVFLSRNRVILN from the coding sequence ATGGCCGCCAAGCCGCTGACCGGAACCAAGGTGTTCCTGATGCTGGTCGCCTTCTTCGGCGTCGTAATCGGCGTCAACGTCACCATGATGAAGCTGGCCATCGCGACGCTGCCCGGCACCGACGTCGACAGCCCCTATGCCGCGGGCCTCGTCTACGACCGCGAGATCTCGGCGGCGCAGGAACAGGCCGCGCGCAAATGGAAGGTCAGTGCTCATATCGAGCGGCGCGCCGACGGCAATGCCGTGCTGCAGGTCGAGGCGCGCGATGCGGCGGGCCAGCCGGTGACCGGGCTGAAATTCGGCGGCCGCCTGGAGCGGCCGACCGACAAGCGCGCCGATCTCGCCGTCGAACTCGCGGAGGCCGGCAGCGGCATCTATCGCGGCAACGCCGCCTCGGTCGCACCGGGCCAGTGGGACCTCGTTATCGAGGGCGACGCCAGGGGTGAGCGCGTGTTCCTGTCGCGCAACCGCGTGATCCTGAACTGA
- the ccoG gene encoding cytochrome c oxidase accessory protein CcoG codes for MNKTVNPKDLTPVDDNAPLYAARKKVYPQSVSGTFRRIKWSLMAFCLGVYYFLPFVRWNRGLGAPSQAVLIDLPNSRFYFFFIELWPQEVYYFTGLLIIAAVALFLMNSIGGRIWCGYLCPQTVWTDLFYAVERLIEGDRRERMKKDRSSDPMKLERISEIVLKHSIWLLIAWWTGGAWVLYFNDAPTLVKELVTFQGPMIAYIWIGILTATTYLLAGYMREQVCTYMCPWPRIQAALTDEWALNVTYRYDRGEKRTSVKKAAELRALGQQVGDCVDCYQCVAVCPTGIDIRNGPQLECIQCGLCIDACDNVMTKIGRPKRLIGYDNDINIHRRQEGKAPIYRIVRARTVVYSTIIAAVGGIMIYVLATRTLLDINVLHDRNPVAVKLSDGSIRNAYTARLLNKSGHDRVIAIDIDGPANSIIHVVGADSVTPDRPMIVIPRDSTSELRLLVTAPAENNPEKSIPVRFHVTDIGLGEVASTTDNFVAP; via the coding sequence ATGAACAAGACCGTAAATCCGAAAGATCTCACGCCGGTTGATGACAACGCGCCGCTCTACGCCGCCCGCAAGAAGGTCTACCCCCAGAGCGTCTCCGGCACGTTCCGCCGCATCAAATGGAGCCTGATGGCATTCTGCCTCGGCGTCTATTATTTCTTGCCTTTCGTGCGCTGGAATCGCGGCCTTGGCGCCCCCAGCCAGGCCGTTCTGATTGATCTCCCCAACAGCCGCTTCTACTTCTTCTTCATCGAGCTGTGGCCGCAGGAGGTCTATTACTTCACGGGCCTCTTGATCATTGCCGCGGTGGCGCTGTTCCTGATGAATTCGATCGGTGGCCGCATCTGGTGCGGTTATCTCTGTCCGCAGACGGTCTGGACCGACCTGTTCTACGCCGTCGAGCGCCTGATCGAGGGCGACCGGCGCGAGCGCATGAAGAAGGACAGATCGTCCGATCCGATGAAGCTCGAGCGCATCTCCGAGATCGTGCTTAAGCATTCGATCTGGCTCCTGATCGCATGGTGGACCGGCGGCGCCTGGGTGCTCTACTTCAACGATGCGCCGACGCTGGTGAAGGAGCTCGTCACCTTCCAGGGACCCATGATCGCCTATATCTGGATCGGCATCCTCACCGCCACGACCTACCTGCTGGCCGGTTACATGCGCGAGCAGGTCTGCACTTATATGTGCCCGTGGCCGCGCATCCAGGCCGCGCTCACCGACGAATGGGCGCTCAACGTCACCTATCGCTATGACCGCGGCGAGAAGCGCACTTCGGTCAAGAAGGCCGCGGAGCTGCGTGCGCTCGGCCAGCAGGTCGGCGATTGCGTCGACTGCTACCAATGCGTCGCGGTCTGTCCGACCGGCATCGACATTCGCAACGGGCCGCAGCTCGAATGCATCCAGTGCGGGCTCTGCATCGACGCCTGCGACAACGTCATGACCAAGATCGGCCGGCCGAAGCGGCTGATCGGCTATGACAACGACATCAACATCCATCGTCGCCAGGAAGGCAAGGCGCCGATCTATCGCATCGTCCGGGCCCGGACTGTCGTTTACAGCACGATCATCGCCGCGGTCGGCGGCATCATGATCTACGTGCTGGCGACACGTACATTGCTCGACATCAACGTGCTGCACGACCGCAACCCGGTTGCAGTCAAGCTCAGCGACGGCTCGATCCGCAATGCCTATACCGCCCGGCTTCTGAACAAGAGCGGACATGACCGCGTCATCGCGATCGATATCGACGGCCCGGCCAATTCGATCATCCACGTCGTCGGCGCCGATTCCGTGACTCCGGATCGGCCGATGATCGTGATCCCGCGCGACTCCACCAGCGAGCTGCGTCTGCTCGTCACCGCGCCGGCCGAGAACAATCCCGAGAAATCGATCCCGGTCCGTTTCCACGTCACCGATATCGGGCTCGGCGAGGTCGCCTCCACCACCGACAATTTCGTCGCACCGTAA
- the ccoP gene encoding cytochrome-c oxidase, cbb3-type subunit III, giving the protein MTDHSEIDSVTGRATTGHEWDGIKELNTPLPRWWVTCFYLTIIWAIAYWVVYPAWPLISSNTTGLFGYSSRADVAVELANLEKIRGDKMVALGAASLTDIEKDPALLALARAKGKTVFGDNCAPCHGSGAAGAKGFPNLNDDDWLWGGTLEQIMQTIQFGARSGHAKTHEGQMLAFGKDGVLKPDEIVTVANYVRSLSGLPTRKGYDAAKGEKIFADNCVACHGDGGKGNQELGAPNLTDKIWLYGSDEAVLIETITNGRAGVMPAWEGRLDPATIKAMAVYVHSLGGGK; this is encoded by the coding sequence ATGACCGACCATAGTGAAATCGATTCCGTCACCGGCAGGGCCACGACCGGGCATGAATGGGACGGCATCAAGGAACTCAACACGCCGTTGCCGCGCTGGTGGGTGACCTGCTTCTACCTGACCATCATCTGGGCCATCGCTTACTGGGTCGTCTATCCGGCCTGGCCGCTGATATCGAGCAACACGACGGGCCTGTTCGGCTATTCGTCGCGTGCCGACGTCGCGGTCGAGCTTGCCAACCTCGAGAAGATCCGGGGTGACAAGATGGTGGCGCTCGGTGCGGCCTCCCTCACCGACATCGAGAAGGACCCGGCCTTGCTGGCGCTCGCCCGCGCCAAGGGCAAGACCGTGTTCGGCGACAATTGCGCGCCCTGCCACGGCTCCGGCGCGGCCGGCGCCAAGGGCTTTCCGAACCTGAACGATGACGACTGGCTGTGGGGCGGCACGCTCGAGCAGATCATGCAGACGATCCAGTTCGGCGCGCGTTCCGGCCACGCCAAGACCCATGAGGGCCAGATGCTGGCCTTCGGCAAGGACGGCGTGCTCAAGCCGGACGAGATCGTCACGGTGGCCAACTACGTGCGCTCGCTGTCGGGCCTGCCGACCCGGAAAGGCTATGACGCCGCCAAGGGCGAGAAGATCTTTGCCGACAATTGCGTCGCCTGCCACGGCGATGGCGGCAAGGGCAACCAGGAGCTCGGGGCGCCCAACCTGACCGACAAAATCTGGCTCTACGGCTCCGACGAGGCGGTCCTGATCGAGACCATCACGAACGGTCGTGCCGGTGTCATGCCGGCCTGGGAGGGACGTCTCGACCCCGCCACCATCAAGGCGATGGCGGTCTACGTTCACTCGCTGGGCGGCGGCAAATAG
- a CDS encoding cbb3-type cytochrome c oxidase subunit 3, producing MKAILTLDNLASGLVTTIWTPVFVAIFLAIIAYAFWPRNKTAFDEAASLPLREE from the coding sequence ATGAAAGCCATCCTGACACTCGACAATCTCGCGTCCGGTCTCGTGACCACGATCTGGACGCCGGTCTTCGTCGCGATCTTTCTCGCGATCATCGCCTACGCGTTTTGGCCCCGCAACAAGACGGCATTCGACGAAGCGGCCAGCCTGCCGCTGCGGGAGGAGTGA
- the ccoO gene encoding cytochrome-c oxidase, cbb3-type subunit II: MSFWTRHQVFEKNSIILVVGILLVVAIGGLVEITPLFYLKSTIEVVDGVRPYTPLELAGRNVYVREGCYLCHSQMIRPLRDEVERYGHFSLAAESMFDHPFQWGSKRTGPDLARVGAKYSDDWHVTHLTNPRAIVPQSVMPGYPFLAQNEVDPDTIADHMRTLRTVGVPYTDDQIANAAADMKAQADPDNAGADAFTKRYAKAVVRNFDGKAGTPTEMDALIAYLQMLGTLVDFKLYNEKANLR; encoded by the coding sequence ATGTCGTTCTGGACACGCCACCAAGTCTTCGAAAAGAACTCGATCATCCTGGTCGTCGGCATCCTTCTGGTGGTCGCGATCGGCGGTCTCGTCGAGATCACGCCGCTGTTCTACCTCAAGAGCACGATCGAGGTGGTCGACGGCGTCAGGCCCTACACGCCGCTGGAGCTGGCGGGGCGCAACGTCTACGTCCGCGAAGGCTGCTATCTCTGCCATTCGCAGATGATCCGTCCCTTGCGCGACGAGGTCGAACGCTACGGCCACTTCTCGCTCGCCGCCGAGAGCATGTTCGACCACCCGTTCCAGTGGGGCTCGAAGCGCACCGGTCCTGACCTTGCCCGCGTCGGCGCCAAATATTCCGACGACTGGCACGTCACCCATCTGACCAATCCGCGCGCGATCGTGCCGCAGTCGGTGATGCCGGGCTATCCGTTCCTGGCTCAGAACGAGGTGGATCCGGACACGATCGCCGACCACATGCGTACGCTGCGGACCGTCGGCGTGCCCTATACCGACGACCAGATCGCCAACGCGGCCGCCGACATGAAGGCCCAGGCCGACCCGGACAATGCCGGCGCTGATGCCTTCACCAAGCGCTACGCCAAGGCCGTCGTGCGCAATTTCGACGGCAAGGCCGGAACGCCGACGGAGATGGACGCGCTGATCGCGTACCTGCAGATGCTCGGCACGCTGGTCGACTTCAAGCTCTACAACGAGAAAGCCAATCTTCGCTGA
- the ccoN gene encoding cytochrome-c oxidase, cbb3-type subunit I, translated as MPQPSISKTMTTGESGLALIFAVTAFLCLVASAKALDAPFAFHAALSAAASLAAVFFIINRYYDRPAALPAQEINGRPNYNLGPIKFTAFMAMFWGIAGFLVGLIIASQLAWPALNFDLPWIQFGRLRPLHTSAVIFAFGGNVLIGTSFYVVQKSCRARLAGDLAPWFVVLGYNYFILIAGTGYLLGVTQSKEYAEPEWYADLWLTIVWVTYLLVFLGTIIKRKEPHIFVANWFYLAFIVTIAVLHLGNNPALPVSFFGSKSYIAWGGIQDAMFQWWYGHNAVGFFLTAGFLAIMYYFIPKRAERPVYSYRLSIIHFWALIFLYIWAGPHHLHYTALPDWTQTLGMTFSIMLWMPSWGGMINGLMTLSGAWDKLRTDPVLRMLVVSVAFYGMSTFEGPMMSIKVVNSLSHYTDWTIGHVHSGALGWVGFVSFGALYCLVPWVWNRKGLYSLKLVNWHFWIATLGIVLYISAMWVSGILQGLMWRAYTSLGFLEYSFIETVEAMHPFYIIRAAGGALFLIGALIMAYNLWMTVRVGEQEVQMPVALQPAE; from the coding sequence ATGCCCCAGCCCTCCATCTCGAAAACCATGACGACAGGCGAAAGCGGCCTGGCGCTTATATTCGCGGTCACTGCCTTCCTGTGCCTGGTGGCTTCGGCCAAGGCGCTCGATGCGCCCTTCGCCTTCCATGCCGCGCTCAGTGCGGCGGCGAGCCTGGCCGCAGTGTTCTTCATCATCAACCGCTACTACGATCGCCCAGCGGCATTGCCGGCGCAGGAGATCAACGGTCGGCCCAACTACAATCTGGGCCCGATCAAGTTCACCGCATTCATGGCGATGTTCTGGGGCATCGCGGGCTTTCTGGTCGGGCTCATCATTGCCTCGCAGCTGGCCTGGCCCGCGCTGAACTTCGATCTCCCCTGGATCCAGTTCGGCCGATTGCGGCCGCTGCACACCTCCGCAGTGATCTTCGCCTTCGGCGGCAACGTGCTGATCGGCACGTCCTTCTACGTGGTGCAGAAATCCTGCCGCGCCCGCCTTGCCGGCGACCTCGCGCCCTGGTTCGTCGTGCTCGGCTACAACTACTTCATCCTGATCGCCGGCACGGGCTATCTGCTCGGCGTCACCCAGTCCAAGGAATATGCCGAGCCCGAATGGTACGCCGATCTCTGGCTCACCATCGTCTGGGTCACTTACCTGCTCGTCTTCCTCGGCACGATCATCAAGCGCAAGGAACCGCACATCTTCGTCGCGAACTGGTTCTATCTCGCCTTCATCGTGACCATCGCCGTCCTGCATCTCGGCAACAACCCCGCGCTGCCGGTGTCGTTCTTCGGCTCGAAGTCCTACATCGCCTGGGGTGGCATCCAGGACGCCATGTTCCAGTGGTGGTACGGCCATAACGCGGTCGGCTTCTTCCTGACCGCCGGCTTCCTCGCCATCATGTATTACTTCATTCCGAAGCGCGCGGAGCGGCCGGTCTATTCCTACCGGCTGTCGATCATCCACTTCTGGGCACTGATCTTCCTCTACATCTGGGCGGGTCCCCACCATCTGCACTACACGGCGCTGCCGGACTGGACGCAGACGCTCGGCATGACCTTCTCGATCATGCTGTGGATGCCCTCCTGGGGCGGCATGATCAACGGCCTGATGACGCTGTCGGGCGCCTGGGACAAGCTGCGGACCGATCCCGTGCTGCGCATGCTCGTCGTCTCCGTCGCGTTCTACGGCATGTCGACCTTTGAAGGCCCGATGATGTCGATCAAGGTGGTGAACTCGCTCAGCCACTACACCGACTGGACCATCGGCCACGTGCATTCCGGTGCGCTCGGCTGGGTCGGCTTCGTCTCCTTCGGCGCGCTGTACTGCCTGGTGCCATGGGTCTGGAATCGCAAGGGCCTCTACAGCCTCAAGCTCGTCAACTGGCACTTCTGGATCGCCACGCTCGGCATCGTTCTCTACATCTCGGCGATGTGGGTGTCCGGCATCCTTCAGGGCCTGATGTGGCGCGCCTACACCTCGCTCGGCTTCCTCGAATATTCCTTTATCGAGACCGTCGAGGCGATGCATCCCTTCTACATCATCCGCGCCGCCGGCGGCGCCCTGTTCCTGATCGGCGCGCTGATCATGGCCTATAACCTCTGGATGACGGTTCGCGTCGGCGAGCAGGAAGTCCAGATGCCCGTCGCTCTTCAGCCGGCGGAGTGA